Within Planococcus citri chromosome 2, ihPlaCitr1.1, whole genome shotgun sequence, the genomic segment tttttaatatttttttatttataaaaaaaagtctgaaaattgagtaagtCAAGTGCAACACCAGAGAGCGCTTTTGTAGGGCTATTTATTATCACTTTGGTTAtcactattttttgaaatatttgaaaaattttcaaagcagaCCATTAGACCATTTCCCGCGTCTCTCGCgttgaactttcaagtttcagtttcttcataaatgttttaaattaattaacgcCTTGAAAGTAAATACCGATGGGTAATTAATTAAATCATCTGTAGTTGAAAACATCAAGCTTTTCCCCCTGAACTGATAAGGATTCCTGGAACCTCCCATCAGTCGTATCTGCCATCAGAGTTTCATTTGCAAAACAGCAATAggtaaattacattttcattgTTCTAAATCTGTTTTGGATCTTATCTTCATCAAGTCTGTAATCCAATCTTACTTCATCTCGTTAATAGATTTTGTTGGTTCTTGCCGATAGAGCAGGCGTTCAACGCTCAACCTGTAAAGATCATAGCTAGATGTGCCATTCCAGAATAAGATGATGATGCAGTGAAAGGTTAGTAGCCCGTTCTTTTGATTCATCATTATTAACATACCTACCGATGTATTGCTGAAATAACTACCTGTACTGAGATTGATACAGATAGAGAAACACGAGATGGTCTTGACTTATTCTGAAATCTGAATCATGTTTCAGGAAATCTCTGTTGGGTTGCTTATTTGTTCTATCACTGCTTCAGCATCGAACTGCCTTGATTTTTGTAGCTGACAACTGAAAATGGATATTCGGAAATACCTGTGCGATTGGGAACTCGATGAAGACTTCATCGACGAGATTGACAGATTCGCTGTTTGGAGTGAGACACTTTAACTTGGCATTTATTCGTAGAGTGTTTCATGTTTCGGTTTAATATCGTTGATAATTTTGCTTCAAGGAGGCTGTAATACCCCTGAGTTTGGGAATGCTTTCTTCGTGATGAAAAATCTAGACGTTTATGCGGCAGGAGTAAGCTCAAGCTCAAAAAACACTAACAAACCGGTGCTTCTTCCTTCATTATGTGGCAGAAGAATCAAAAGTACGTATAgttcatcattttattcatatCTTGAGCTTGACTAGGTATACATTAGTACGTCGTGAAAATGAAGTGTTACAGTCATAGATGTTGAGCTACTTGCGAATTATTGGATTATATGTACTTGGTAATttattagataggtatactatacgtagtaattttataatctttCAGAATTTGTTGCCGAAGATACTAGAGTTCTTGTTTGTACTGAGGAAGGTGAAGTTTTTGGTTATGGATCGTGGTTCTctcgtaataaaatttttatcatgaaTATGCCTCAGAAAGTATCCTCCCTGGAGGGTTTGCGTATAGTGGATATCGCAATTGGACCACAGTCAAACTGTCTAGCTTTACGTGATGATGGAAAGGTATACCTAGTAGactgatctaaaaaaaatatatattatgttTCATTTGCTAACATTGCCTATCTATTTATTATAGATTGAAGTATTCGATTTCGCCGTTCCACTAAAATATCTAGTGGACACTTCACCCGCAGCAGATACGAAACCGTTGAATATATTTAATGTAACCGGCCATATTTATGTTTCATTATTGGAGAATGGGAAGGTAAAACGTAACTGCATATGTGGTGAATTTCAACCATAGTTTAGGTACAATATAGATATAAGTTTGCATACAAGTGAAATTAACTGTTACAGATGATGAAGATAGATACCAGTATCGATGATTTTTTACCTAACCCGAGTGccaagaaattcaagaaaaatactTGCGAAGTGATGAATTATCCAAAAGCTGATGccggtaaaattaaaaaaatcattcctggATTTCCACATATACAATATGTTCTGGATGAATATGGTCTGTTATTTGTGATAAGCTACGATGTACAAGGAGAGCTCAAACTTCAAGAATTTCAAGTCAATTCGTGTTTCCCCGAAAAGTTTGTTTCACTCCACCTATTTTAGAATAATGATGAGAGTTACGTAACCGATTTTATTAAATAATAAGTGCTATGTTTTCCTTTGTATAGGATTGTTGATGTTGCTGGTAGTCGTCTTTGTTCTCTAACAGCTGTGTTGACTGAAAAAGGCAACGTTTATATGTGGGGAAGAGGCCGAGGTAAAACTAAATGATTGAAAACTTCATACATTTTAAAACTGGTATCGATCGTTATGTTCATTGTTTTAGGTGCATCCATTTCAAACCCTACGCTTACGCCATTCAAGACCCTTCATGAAGTTTTCCTTCATTATTCGATGCCATTGTCGACCTATAAACTAATGAACGTTGACGAATTGCTTTCTGAGCCGAGTCATGCTAACCGGACGAGAACGAATGATCAGCAGAATTTCTTTATTGATATgttcaaaaatgcatttgatAAACAGGTGAGGTTTTCGAAATTCGAACCAGTAATACTTGAGTTTTTCTATTCAACGTTTGTTCAATAACatggataattttttaatcttcagACACTATGCGATTTATTCGTAGAAGTAGGAGGTAATACAATTCCAGTCCACAAATCAGTTCTAGCCTTGAGATGTAAACATTTCGTGGAAGTATTTCAGAAAGATTGGCCCGAAGAGAAACCGATGtgagtagatacctatttattacattgtaatttctgaaattgagaTACTTGGACAACGaacaatgaaaatataattgaaattattgttaCAGTATTGTAGAAATTAAAGACGGTGATTTCAAAGTGTATAAAGCTTTCCTTGAGTACCTATATACGGACCAAATTGACACTTCGTTATCCTTCAACGACATTTTAGGTATGAAGAAGCAGGACATTTTACCTATCCGGTGTCCTTGTTCAGAGGACCTTTTTCTACTTGTTCTaatgtttgtttattttacaGAATTGCTCAACTTGGCGAATAAATATCATTCAGAACAGTTGGCCGAACGTTGTGTACTATTGATTCAGTCCAATATTACCGTCGAAAGTGTTATTTTATTATACGTACGTGCCACTGTGATGATCAAAGACACCacgatgaagaaaattttcgatcaattAAAGGATTCCTGCGTAAGATTTACTGCAGACCATGAAAATATAGTTGTAATATCTGACGAATTCGCTAAGATGGATTCAGATATGGCGAGAGAGTTAATCATAGATGTTTGCAAAAGTAGATGTAAGAATTGAAATGTATTCGAAGTCTTATTACGAAGTAGATACCTTACCTAGGTCTGTTTCTAAACCTGCGTGTGCTCAGTGCTGTCAGCTGTGTTCgtttttaatgtgattttttagaaaCGTGTTTTACTATGCTcagttttgttaattttatgttTAATTTAGTTACTACGTTGAgttgttttcatttcgattatGTTTCTTTCGtaataaaagttgattttcattttttcaaatgatgatCGTAAATTTAATTTACGTGTTCAAACTTGTAATGAAATGTAATGTTGTAAATTGAATGAGTGAATCATAAGTTCATTGAATGAATTGTGATTCACGATTTGACGATTCCTGCAGAGGTGCGCATACTTTGGAACCGAAAGGGATCAAGATCAAAATTCACAAGTTCACAATCACAATTTTCCGGCGTCAGCATCAGGTTTATATCAGGTATTTATGTATGtcatgttatgaaaaaaaattcctgactGTCTACGTTGCTCATAATCCATCTACTGTCttatgcaaaatttcatctcatcaTTCACGTCGATTCATAAAATGTTCAATTTACTCGTCGCAGTGGAATGAAGTGAAAGGTGTAAGGTCAGTATTTTATCAGATTTATCATTGCTAATATTTATTTCTGTTGATATTTTCTTCAGCATATCTTGTTCATGAATACATACATGACAGAGAAACTAAAATAGATATTCATTTGACTTatttaaaatcatcaatttcTGAAGCTGTCTgtgtggttgaaaattttgtatcctatgttgaattttttacagttttgctCGTGATTGCATTGTATTGGGCTGTTCTGTGTTGTACATTGTCGAGGTGTTACATGATAAGCTTCGTTAATTAATTCGATTGATTATCTAGTGTATACAAATGGATATCCATAAGTACCTTTGCGAATGGAATTTAAGCGATGATTTCATTGAACGAATCGAAACTTTCGCCGTGTGGAGTAAgttgagtaaattttgtacGATTTTGTGATCGACATTGTGTAATATCATCGAGAATTTTGCAGGAAATGGTTATGCTAGGGATGCGATTTTCGTCACAAAAACCCATGAAGTTTATGCTGGTGGGGATATCATAGAACTCTGCTGTGAAGAGGCATCAATAAACATTTCCAACCCAAACGTAGACGTTTATGAACCAGTGAAGCTATCTGCGTTGTGTGGCAAACGAATCAAAAGTATCGtataattcattattttcattttgccaTCCATTTCTTTAAAAGAAAGTGTAACAGTATAAAACTTAcacaattattgaaaatattgaatgtAATTTTGGCCATGTATTAGGTAAGGTATctgtttattattcatttttcagaatttataatCGGAATTGGTGAGGTTTTCATTTGTACTGAGGAGGGAGATGTGTTCGGTTATGGATATCGTTATGGTCACGATAAAATTCCTTCTAAATATGTTTTTCCTGAGAAAGTTTCCCAGCTGCAAGGATTGTGTGTGATTGACATCGCCATAGGAAGAGGAGAAAGTTTGGCTTTATGTGATAATGGAGAGGTAAAATGGGgtacatctaaaaaaatgtgtcaacacaaaagtattttattttttaaacgatcATTTGTGAATATTTTATTGCCATTGTTTACAGCTGTATTCATTCAAATTTGGTGTGCTAATCAGACGCCTGGTGAATATTAATGTTACACATTATGCAAAACCATTGAACATATTTTATACGTCAGAAGACTGTTACATTTCATTAATGGAGAATGGAAGAgtaattattatcattattttttcaaataatgcatttatttattgtcattttcattttcatgaattgCTAAATTCTCGTTAATATTGTCACCGAATTTGTCTACTTATCTCGACGAATGGTTACACCTTACACCATTCAAATGAAATCATCGTCTTACAATGATTTTAGGGCgagggtttgaaaaatttcaaaattgaaaagagcCATGAttgcttttgaatattttacagaattgatttttttggtgccTTGTATCTACCTCCGCTTGTTCAAATTATGGACCCTTAGTGTTTTATTAGACGTATGGATCGAGAAATTccctacttttagaaaatgtaCAGTTATTTGATGCATGCATCAGGTTTTGTAACTGTATCTTTCAGGTGATGAAGCTGATTTACGAACACGATAATGAATATTGCCCGCTTAGTGGTGTTTTTGAGAACAACATGAGGAATCACGCCGAAGTTATAGGTTTTCAAAAAGCTATCGATcatggtaaaattgaaaaaatagcttGCAGCAGTTCACATGTGCTAGCTCTGGATGAATATGGCCGTTTATTTGTGGCTGGTAGCAATTCTTGTGGGCGACTTGGACTTGATAAAGATGAAAAGTACCATGGAGACAAATTTGAACgcaattcattttttactgaaaagtAAGTCACGAGTGATTCTGTAATCGAAATTCGATGGTAAAAGGTAAAATTCTCATGTTATCGTGTTTTTCTCCTCGCAGAATCATCGACATTGCTGTCAGTGGTGGCCTATCAGCTGCGTTGACGGTAAGCGGTAAAGTATACATGTGGGGTTTCGGCCGATGTAAGAAATCAGAAATTCTAGACTTCATATCGTTTCAATTACATACAGATTAAAACTGATACCAATTAAAATGTTGATGCTTTCAGGCGAATCCATTTTTATACCTAAGCTAACGCCGTTAGAATCGTTTCATGAAGTTTTCTTTTATTATGGAACGTATTTGACAACTTATAAACCAATCACCGTTCACGAATTATCATCCGTAACTTCTAACTCAGTGAAAACCCTTGACATTGCTACCTCTAAAATCAAGCAAATTGAACGTCCGCTCTCAGATGCCCAAAATGTACTGATTGATGCtttcaaaaaagcatttgaCGATCCGGTGAGTTATGCAAACCAATAAGTACCtgcccaatttttttaattcagtaATTTTGATTTCCATACTTTGACATAtccaataataattttttcgttcttAGAAATTCTGCGACTTATTCATCGTAGTGGAAGGTAAAACGATTCCAGTCCATAGATCAATATTATCCCTACGATGTGAACATTTtgcggaaatttttcaaaaaagtttgccGATTGAAAATCCAAGGTGAATATGTTTTACATATTGATAcagtatatgtatttttataggCAGCTTCAGTGCATAAAATAACATATAAACTAGGTGGCACCAGTGCCACTCAGTGATGGCTTACTGCCACCCAGTGAACTACAATTGTGCCTGAGGGCACAATCGCTAAATTTCATTCGACAATTCGGCAAAATTTCGGATAAGaggatgaaagaaaaacattatttttcacttattgaaacacaaattttcgaaaacttttgccctcgcttcgctctggcttgtattctttttttttcgaagtcaaaatggaaatttctaaaaaaaaaaatcaagttttaaagccgaaaaataaactcttcatcCTCACATAAaaaccatcgtttttatgcctctcgaaatacataggctacaaattttcataagtttttgcTCAAGCCTGTTcttatctttttcaaaattaacttcctaagaaaaacatcattccaataaaTAAACTACTCGCATTAAAGAAaccctcgtttttaggcatctcaaaatgaaaatttttgaagctctcGCCCTCACTTCTCTCggaccaatttgtttctcattttaaaatgaagaaatttcacatttgaggCTTCCAAAAATCCCCCTCTccccaaaataaaaatgttcataagTTACATTAAATGTAAAGTATAAtgtatatcaattggcaaaattgatatttttttactgcatcattcgacaaattttcagtcgacccccctcctcaaaaaactaaaaatacctTCTGCTTTAGAATGGgactagagatgtgcacttttcagaaaagtaattttggtgaaatgaaaagtgaaaagttctttgaaaagtgtgaaaagttgtgaaaagtgtgaaaagtaaattgtgtgcgtctcattttaaagctctctgtaagagcttcaaattgatgtattttttgcctatctaaaacacacaaaaaaagaaaatcattatttttctcctaattaatcgaatagtggtagttttgagcctttctagagcctctaaatttttgggtttttcagttttgtaaaaatgttgtgaaaaatatctaaaataggtgctgaattgcgaaggtggaggagtggagagagtgaaacttgatatttgacttcatcaatgtggtcagtgatctctgatgagtaaattgattggtcactcgctttttttttttagtgaaaactgaaaagtgcaatgaaaagtaggaacttttcttttcaacttttcattgaaagaaaagtacttttcacttttcacttttcagactgcacatctctaaaTGGGACCCAACATGATATCTGTCCCGTGCTAGCATGGCtctcgacctttttttttttttttcattagggACGTATtgtttgatgatgaaaaattatggctACTGCCATCCAGCGGATATTTTTTATCTTATGCTCTGGGCAGCTTCGTATACTGAAATTCACTTACAGTGTTTTAGAAATCGAAGACGGTGATTTCAAAGTTTATAAAGCTTTGCTCAAATTCTTATATACGGATGAAATCGACGATACGTTATCCTTCAACGAGATTACAGGTACTGAAAAGCAAATTGAATCGCCCTCTTTTAAGCAAACTTTCTGTCATGTTCTAATGTTCATTTATATCCCGCAGAATTACTCAACTTGGCCAATAAATATAATGTAGAACAGTTGGCCGAGTGTTGCGTACGACTCATACAATCCGATATTACCGCTGAGAATGTTGTTTCTCTGTACGAACGTGTGCATGTGATGAGTAAAGcaacaaagatgaaaaatgtttttgatcaattgcaaaaattctgcGTGAAGTTTACCGTGGACAATGATACGGCGATCGTTTTATCAGACGAATTTGCTAAGCTAAATGGAGAAATGGCTAAAGAATTTAttgttgaagtttttaaatACAAATCCAATTCTAAGAATTGAAATGTGCCACCGATTAGAAGTAGTATATCTACGTCTTTTCCAAGCTTACTTATCATTTTTCTGTGATGTAagtgatattatttttataatgctcaatgtttttattctatttttaatttgttacgTTGCGTGGCGTTTTGTTTGAAATATGTttcttttgtaataaaaattaatttctcatttttaaattgtgatgattacctacttatataatATTTTGTGTCTAAAATGAGAGTGACTCGTGAGATCGTGAGTTGAGCAGAAAAATCGCTGAGAATCAAGAATGAcgaagagaaaataaaaactagAATGAAAATCTGCCCTGCGAAGAGATATTTAcctaacgttgaaaaaattgttgtagtTATGTTCACTGTTCAGACTTCAGAGTGAAAAttgggtttcatttttttcaatttttgaagggtGTCACTGTCAGAGTcataaataattgtaaattgCTCAATTTAAATACGTGTTTAAACGTGTACACGTACAGTGAGTGAGAGTGAATCATTGAATTAATTGAATATGttcattgaaattattgaatgtGATTCACCGATTCCTTGCATAGGTACGCGTACTTTGGGAATCCCCGAAAAAAAACCAcctgttatcactgttatcattttttagaaaaaacataaattttaccatttttttcggCATTTGTGCTTGGTAATGTACCTCGtgtattattaaattaattatatTAAAGACGTTGGAAATATATACTCTTGTGAAGACTCTTTTGCTGGATCTATCCATCTCAGATCAGTCGTTTCTGATAACTATCATTTTCCTGTAGAAAAGTAAGTAAtatatttcactcatttttttgctgtttgCAATCTATTTGCAATCTCCAATCACGTGTTATTCTTACTTCATTTCTTTGCCAGGTTTTTCATTCAGACACCGATAGAAAACACATAAAATCAAATAAGGTCATAGCTAAGCCGTCTCagaattgaacaaaaatatcTCATGTTCAATCGTAGGTTCGATTTTCTTAGCTGAACATTATGGATATTCGAAAATACCTTTGCGATTGGGAATTCAGTGATGATTTCATTCAACGAATTGATACTTTCGCCGTTTGGAGTAAGATATTTTGAACCACCacattctatttttttcctaaaatacctGCTTAATGTAATATTCTTTATTTAAGGGAACAATGTTGCTGATCTGGGAAACGCTCTGTTTGTCATGAAGAATCGTGATATATATGCGGCGGGGGATATTATCGAGCGTTGCCGAAATGATTCTACGTTAGCGGACTCTGGCACGAAGACAAATGTTCATGAACCGATGCTGCTTTGTTTAttgaatggcaaaaaaattaaaagtaatttatttacatcttactACACGTTTTGAAAACTATACTTGAGCTATTCAGTCATTTATCGAATACTTATTTCATCGTTCTTCAGAATTTGTATTTGGTATCAGTCAAGTTTTCATTTGTACCGAGGAAGGCGAAGTTTTCGGGTATGGATATCGTCGCAATTACAACGCAGCTCCTTCCCAATACGTTTTACCTCAGAAAGTATCCGAACTTCAAGGATTGCGAGTAATTGACATGGCAATGGGACCACGAGGACAATGCTTAGCTTTATGTGATAATGGAAAGGTATAAATATAAggctacttttaaaaaaaaatgttcataatatTTCATCTAATCCGCGAATATTATTATAGATTCGAGTATTTGAATTTGGCCTTCTGAAAGGATATCTGATCAATACTTCATCGGTAGCAGATGCGAAACCATTAAATATACTTCATGTGGCTGAGGACAGTTATGTTTCATTGTTGGAGAATGGAAAAGTAATTATATTTCTTTTCAAAGTAACCTCATacattattttatcaaatatgAGGCTATTTATTCgtgaaatgcaatttttcaggtaatGAGAGTAGAAGTCAATATCAATGATCC encodes:
- the LOC135837587 gene encoding RCC1 and BTB domain-containing protein 1-like, with product MDIRKYLCDWELDEDFIDEIDRFAVWRGCNTPEFGNAFFVMKNLDVYAAGVSSSSKNTNKPVLLPSLCGRRIKKFVAEDTRVLVCTEEGEVFGYGSWFSRNKIFIMNMPQKVSSLEGLRIVDIAIGPQSNCLALRDDGKIEVFDFAVPLKYLVDTSPAADTKPLNIFNVTGHIYVSLLENGKMMKIDTSIDDFLPNPSAKKFKKNTCEVMNYPKADAGKIKKIIPGFPHIQYVLDEYGLLFVISYDVQGELKLQEFQVNSCFPEKIVDVAGSRLCSLTAVLTEKGNVYMWGRGRGASISNPTLTPFKTLHEVFLHYSMPLSTYKLMNVDELLSEPSHANRTRTNDQQNFFIDMFKNAFDKQTLCDLFVEVGGNTIPVHKSVLALRCKHFVEVFQKDWPEEKPIIVEIKDGDFKVYKAFLEYLYTDQIDTSLSFNDILELLNLANKYHSEQLAERCVLLIQSNITVESVILLYVRATVMIKDTTMKKIFDQLKDSCVRFTADHENIVVISDEFAKMDSDMARELIIDVCKSRCKN
- the LOC135837588 gene encoding RCC1 and BTB domain-containing protein 1-like, whose amino-acid sequence is MDIHKYLCEWNLSDDFIERIETFAVWRNGYARDAIFVTKTHEVYAGGDIIELCCEEASINISNPNVDVYEPVKLSALCGKRIKKFIIGIGEVFICTEEGDVFGYGYRYGHDKIPSKYVFPEKVSQLQGLCVIDIAIGRGESLALCDNGELYSFKFGVLIRRLVNINVTHYAKPLNIFYTSEDCYISLMENGRVMKLIYEHDNEYCPLSGVFENNMRNHAEVIGFQKAIDHGKIEKIACSSSHVLALDEYGRLFVAGSNSCGRLGLDKDEKYHGDKFERNSFFTEKIIDIAVSGGLSAALTVSGKVYMWGFGRCESIFIPKLTPLESFHEVFFYYGTYLTTYKPITVHELSSVTSNSVKTLDIATSKIKQIERPLSDAQNVLIDAFKKAFDDPKFCDLFIVVEGKTIPVHRSILSLRCEHFAEIFQKSLPIENPSVLEIEDGDFKVYKALLKFLYTDEIDDTLSFNEITELLNLANKYNVEQLAECCVRLIQSDITAENVVSLYERVHVMSKATKMKNVFDQLQKFCVKFTVDNDTAIVLSDEFAKLNGEMAKEFIVEVFKYKSNSKN